The genomic window ATTTAGTCAGCCTGGGAAATGATTGCGGAATTTCCCATAATACCGCAAAGGCATGGTTAACTGTATTGGAAGCAAGTTACATTGTCTTTTTGCTGTATCCTCATTACAACAATTTCGGCAAGCGACTTGTAAAATCGCCCAAAATCTATTTTTATGATACCGGCCTTGCGGCATGGCTGCTGGGCATACAGAATATTGACCATCTCTCAATACACCCGATGAGGGGTTCATTGTTTGAGTGTTTGGTCATCGGCGAGCTCTTGAAGGATAGATTTAATCGCGGCTTGCCCTCAAATATCTTTTTCTGGCGTGATAACCTTGGAACCGAAATTGATGTGCTCATTGAGGAGGGGAATACATTAATGCCCGTAGAAATAAAGTCGGGGCAGACGATTACTCGGGATTATTTTACGGGTTTGAGGAAGTGGCGAAAAATTACCGGATCATCTGAAGATCCACAATATTTGGTCTATGGCGGTGACGAAAACCAGGTACGTTCAGGGGTAAATGTTCTATCATGGCGATCGATCACCGATGAGCTGGCTTTTTGAATGGAAAAGAAAGAAAAAGCAAAATATCCTGTTTCAATCCGTAACTGGTCGGAAGATGACCGGCCTCGGGAAAAATTGCTGAAGTACGGAGAACATACCTTAAGCAATGCGGAGCTTCTTGCAATTTTAATCAGAACAGGAACACCCGGCAGAAGCGCCGTTGACATTGGAAGAGAACTGCTTCACAAATACAAATCGCTCCGCGCCATGAGCGGCATCGATGCTTCTGAATTTAAAGAGATTCTTGGTCTGAAAGATGCGAAAATTGCACAAATCAAAGCCGCCATCGAATTGGGCAGACGAATGTTAAGCGAAGAAAAAGCGCTCGAGGGCTCGATTAAAAAATCATCTGATGTTGCGAACTTCCTGATGCCCCTCATGAGGGATCTGAAAAAAGAACGGTTTATGCTGCTGCTTCTCGACAGGCGAAACGCAATATCAGATGTTATTGATATCGATCACGGAACAGTTGACAGGGCAAATCCCTATATTCGTGATATCTTGCAGAGCGCGATTAAATATAACGCTCCTTCCATCATTGTCGCCCACAATCACCCCTCCGGTTCGGCAACTCCCAGTAAAGATGACAAAGCGTTTACAAAAAGCCTGATGATGGCAGCGAAGGCGACCGGCATCAGTTTCTTTGACCATATTATTATCGGAGACAACCGCTACTTCAGCTTTGCCGATGAAGGACTGATTGAGGAATATGAAATGAAGGCGATTAGAGAGTTATAGGAGCGCTTAAATACATCAATATTGATGTTGACTGATTATGGAATTTACTATAGAGTTTTATGAAACAAGTTCAGGGCGATGTCCTGTACGGGAGTTTCTCGACGACCTTAAGGAATCAGATCCTGACGATTTTGCAGCAGTAATGGCCGGTCTTGCTAAACTTCAAAACAGGAATTATCACAGGCCGCCTCTTTCAAAATCTATTGGTGATGACCTTTTTGAGCTGAGACATCTTGGAAAGTTAAACTCCCGTGTCCTGTATTTTTTATGAAGGGAAAGAGGATCATTGCTTTGCATGGGATTCGAAGCAAAGCAAAAAAGATTGCCTCAAAAGATCGTAAGGTTGCTTTGGACAGAAAACTTGATTGGCTGGAGAGAAATCCGGTATGAAACTAAAAACTAATTTTGACAGATACCTTGAAGAACAGTTGAAAGACCCTGATTTTGTCAGACGCTACCAAAAGGCCGGTGAGGCTTGGGACGTAGCTCTGCAGTTAGCTGCCTTGCGTAAAAAGGCGGGTTTATCTCAGAAGGAACTAGCCCAAAGGGTGGGAACATCTCAACAGCAGATCAGCCGTCTTGAATCAACATCGTATGAGGGCCACTCCTTGAGCATGTTGCGCAGGGTTGCTGAGGTTCTGGGGGCAAAGGTTCATATAGATATTCAACTGCCTGAGCGTCCAAAACAAACAACGGTTGCTGAAGACAAGGCAACTTACGGGAATAGCGATTAAATGTGTCGTCCTATTTCTGATTCAGGTTTCTAATCTCCCGAGAATTCAAAACAAAAACAAGGATTCACATGAATGGAAAACATTGAGGCATTAGAAAAAAGGCTGGAGTAGAAACTTCACAAAGCGGTTGAATTGGCGCGGAAACGGCTGGAGGTAAAACCTGTGTAGTGCAACACAGAATATAAGTGATGTCAGCGGAAAATAGGGAACACTACATATTATTATTGCCTTTTTTCTTCTGGAAATATGTCCCTGGAATTCAAACCAAGGGGGTTATCAGCGAGGTTGTCAAAATATGAAAAAGGAAACGGGAAAGCAGATTACAAAAGAATACAACAAGTCCATTTCAGGCGATCTTATCGGTGATATCCGTTCGCTCACTGAAACTGCCAGGCATAATGTTGCCATTGCGGTTAACGCCAGCTTGACTATTCTTTACTGGCAGATCGGCAGCCGTATCCGCCAGGATATTTTGAAGGAAAAGCGGGCGGGATATGGTGAAGCAATTTTGCCGACACTGTCGGCAAAATTAGTTCCAGAATTCGGCAATGGATTTGGCATCAGGAATCTATCAAGGATGATTCGATTTGCTGAAGTTTTTCCTGAAAGGAAGATTGTCTCGACACTGTCGATACAATTGAGCTGGAGCCATTTTCTTGAAATAATTACTCTTAAAGACGATCTCCAACGTGATTTCTACGCCGAGATGTGCCGGATAGAACACTGGAGTGTTCGGACATTGCGGAAAAAAATTGATGGCATGCTTTATGAGCGCACTGCCATATCAAAGAAGCCTGAAAAACTAATCGAGAAAGATCTTGCCGCCTTGCGGGAGGAGGACAGGTTAACACCGGACCTGGTTTTCAGGGATCCATATTTTCTCGACTTTCTGGGCTTGAAAGATACTTACAGTGAAAAAGATCTTGAAACGGCCATCCTGCGGGAAATGGAGAGCTTTATCCTGGAGCTTGGGGCCGGTTTTTCGTTTGTTGCCCGCCAAAAGAGGATCACAGTCGATAATGAGGATTATTATCTTGATCTGCTCTTTTTTCACCGCAAACTCAAACGGCTTATTGCCATTGAATTAAAACTCAGTAAATTCAGGCCGGCTTACAAAGGCCAGATGGAACTCTATCTGCGCTGGCTGGAAAAATATGGAAAGGAACCCGGCGAAGAAACACCCCTGGGATTAATCCTCTGCGCCGGAAAAACAAGCGAGCAGATAGAGCTGTTGCAACTGGATAAGAGCGGCATCAAGGTAGCTGAATACATGACCGAACTGCCGAAGCGCGAACTGCTGGAGCAGAAACTTCATAAAGCGGTTGAGCTGGCGCGGAAACGGCTGGAGGCAAAACCTGTGTAATGCAAATACAAAACACAAATAATGTCAGCGAAAAATAGGGAACACTATACATGTCATTACATTTTTTCTTCAGAAAACAGGTATACTGGCCTTGGAATTTCTTGGAATTTCGAAAATTTAAAAGAAAAACAAGGATTCAACCGAATGGAAAACATTGAGGCATTAGAAAAAAGGCTGGAGCATAAACTTCACAAAGCGGTGGAACTGGCGGAGCGGATAGCCGGGAATTTTGAGGAGTTGGGAATATGAGCAAACTTTCGAAGCAATTACCTGCCGATTACGCCGTGCTTCTGGCAGAAGTGAAGGAGCGTATCCGTTCAGCCCAGTACGAGGCCCTCAGAGCGGTCAACAAGGAACTGGTCGCGCTCTACTGGGATATTGGCAAGCTGATTGCCGAGCGGCAGACCAACGCCGACCATGGCGCTGCTATCGCCGAGCAGCTTGCCGCAGACCTGCGACAGGAGTTTCCCGGCGTCAGCGGCTATTCCCGCAGAAATGTATTCTACATGCGGGAATTTTACCTCGCATACTGCGATCTGCCAAAAGTGCAACCCCTGGTTGCACAAATCGGTTGGACCCATAACCTGGTTATCCTCCAACGCTGCAAAGACCCTCTGGAGCGTGAATTCTACATCCGCATGACCCGGAAATTCGGCTGGTCGAAAAATGTATTGATTCATCAGATCGAGAACCAGAGTTATGAGAAGTCTCTCCTTGGCCAGACCAATTTCGATAAAACGCTGACGCCCGGCCAGCGCGCACAGGCGAAACTTGCCGTGAAAGATGAATACACCTTCGACTTTCTAGAGATGGGCGAAGAGCATTCCGAACGCGAGCTGGAACGCGCCCTCATCGCACGAATTGAGAACTTTCTTCGCGCTATGGGCGGTTTGTTTGCGTTTGTCGGTAGCCAGTTTCGTCTTGCTGTGGATGATAAGGAATACTTCATTGATCTGCTGCTCTACCACCGCCGCCTCAAATGCCTTGTCGCCATCGAACTCAAGATTGGCGAGTTTCAACCGGAGTTCGTGGGCAAGATGCAGTTCTATCTGGCCGCTTTGGACCGGCAGGTGCGCGAGGAGGGTGAAAATCCCTCCATCGGTATAATCCTTTGCAAGGAGAAGAACCGCACGGTTGTCGAATATGCCCTGCACGATGCCCGCAAGCCCATCGGCGTGGCGACCTATCGCATAGTCAAGCGCTTGCCCAAGGAACTCAAAGGGCAACTGCCTTCACCCGCTGAAATCGCCAAATTGTTGGAGGGCGTGGAATGAACGATCTTCAATCACTATGGGATATCCACGTCGAGCTGGAAGACCTCAACGCCGAAGCGCGAACTGCTGGAGCAGAAACTTCATAAAGCGGTTGAGCTGGCGCGGAAACGGCTGGAGGCAAAACCTGTGTAGTTCAAAACGGCGTATAAATTTGAGGGAATCGCGGGAGAGCATGCATATTATTGTTTTTTTTCTTCGGGAAACAGGTATAGCGGCGGTCATGGACTTTTCCCGCCAATGCAATGCTTTGAGGGAAAACATTGAGGCATTAGAGAAGAGACCCTGGAGCAGCACCGGGAAGGCTATGTTGAAAAGATTCATTGGATAGAGGAACAACAATGAAATTGGATGAGATAGGCATTTGGTCTGAAGTCAAGCTGGACATTATCAAAGAATATGCTAATGCCTTCACAGAAATAATGAAAAATAAAGAGTGGTGCAAAGGATATGCTTATATCGATGCCTTTGCAGGACCCGGAGTCCACATTTCAAAACGAACCGGGGAGTTGATTCCGGGTTCGCCTTGGAACGCCCTTGAGATTGACAATCCTTTTACAGAATATCATTACATTGATATTGATAAAAAGAAAACGGGAATCCTTAGCGGATTGATTGGTGACAGGACAGACATAAACATATATCAGGAAGACTGCAACGAGATATTAACAGAAAAAATTTTGCCCTCGCTTTCTTATAAAAGTTATAAGAGAGCCTTATGTGTTTTGGACCCATACGGTTTGCATCTTAATTGGAAAACAATAATGACAGCGGCCCAACAAAGAACAACTGAAATCTTTTTGAACTTTCCACTTATGGATATGAACCGGAATGTGTTGCATAAGGATCTGTTAACGGCAGAGCCAGAACAAATAGAACGAATGAACAGGTTTTGTGGAACCGATGAATGGCAGGAGATTTTATATAAAGAAGACAACCAGATGAATCTCTTTGGAGATACATACCGAGTCAAAGTTGTTGACAGCAATGCTAAGCTTAGTAATTGGTTCAAGAAGGAAAGACTACAGAAAGCTGCGGGATTCGAATTCGTTCCTGAGCCTGTGCTCATGAGGAACAGTAAGGGTGGCCCCTTATTCTTTCTGTTTTTTGCTTCGCACAATGAAACAGGCAAAAAGATTGTAACCGACATTTTCAATAAGTACAGGGAAAAATATTTGTGATGCCTATACCAAAGGAATATCCAGCCCGAGAAATGGGACGTGAAAATTTAGTTCACGAAGAGAGCTTGGCATACAACCCGGAAGAAACACGGGAACCTCTCGTGAAGGAATTGTGGGCAATCCGGAGTATGCGCAATAAAATGAGAGCTGAACAAATGGCAAGCCACGCCGGGTTACCTT from Syntrophales bacterium includes these protein-coding regions:
- a CDS encoding helix-turn-helix transcriptional regulator, with amino-acid sequence MKLKTNFDRYLEEQLKDPDFVRRYQKAGEAWDVALQLAALRKKAGLSQKELAQRVGTSQQQISRLESTSYEGHSLSMLRRVAEVLGAKVHIDIQLPERPKQTTVAEDKATYGNSD
- a CDS encoding PDDEXK nuclease domain-containing protein — its product is MSKLSKQLPADYAVLLAEVKERIRSAQYEALRAVNKELVALYWDIGKLIAERQTNADHGAAIAEQLAADLRQEFPGVSGYSRRNVFYMREFYLAYCDLPKVQPLVAQIGWTHNLVILQRCKDPLEREFYIRMTRKFGWSKNVLIHQIENQSYEKSLLGQTNFDKTLTPGQRAQAKLAVKDEYTFDFLEMGEEHSERELERALIARIENFLRAMGGLFAFVGSQFRLAVDDKEYFIDLLLYHRRLKCLVAIELKIGEFQPEFVGKMQFYLAALDRQVREEGENPSIGIILCKEKNRTVVEYALHDARKPIGVATYRIVKRLPKELKGQLPSPAEIAKLLEGVE
- the radC gene encoding DNA repair protein RadC, which codes for MEKKEKAKYPVSIRNWSEDDRPREKLLKYGEHTLSNAELLAILIRTGTPGRSAVDIGRELLHKYKSLRAMSGIDASEFKEILGLKDAKIAQIKAAIELGRRMLSEEKALEGSIKKSSDVANFLMPLMRDLKKERFMLLLLDRRNAISDVIDIDHGTVDRANPYIRDILQSAIKYNAPSIIVAHNHPSGSATPSKDDKAFTKSLMMAAKATGISFFDHIIIGDNRYFSFADEGLIEEYEMKAIREL
- a CDS encoding three-Cys-motif partner protein TcmP, with translation MKLDEIGIWSEVKLDIIKEYANAFTEIMKNKEWCKGYAYIDAFAGPGVHISKRTGELIPGSPWNALEIDNPFTEYHYIDIDKKKTGILSGLIGDRTDINIYQEDCNEILTEKILPSLSYKSYKRALCVLDPYGLHLNWKTIMTAAQQRTTEIFLNFPLMDMNRNVLHKDLLTAEPEQIERMNRFCGTDEWQEILYKEDNQMNLFGDTYRVKVVDSNAKLSNWFKKERLQKAAGFEFVPEPVLMRNSKGGPLFFLFFASHNETGKKIVTDIFNKYREKYL
- a CDS encoding PDDEXK nuclease domain-containing protein produces the protein MKKETGKQITKEYNKSISGDLIGDIRSLTETARHNVAIAVNASLTILYWQIGSRIRQDILKEKRAGYGEAILPTLSAKLVPEFGNGFGIRNLSRMIRFAEVFPERKIVSTLSIQLSWSHFLEIITLKDDLQRDFYAEMCRIEHWSVRTLRKKIDGMLYERTAISKKPEKLIEKDLAALREEDRLTPDLVFRDPYFLDFLGLKDTYSEKDLETAILREMESFILELGAGFSFVARQKRITVDNEDYYLDLLFFHRKLKRLIAIELKLSKFRPAYKGQMELYLRWLEKYGKEPGEETPLGLILCAGKTSEQIELLQLDKSGIKVAEYMTELPKRELLEQKLHKAVELARKRLEAKPV